Genomic DNA from Gemmatimonadota bacterium:
GCCGGGGCTTGCGGGTAAACCGGCGGCCGGCTCTCTTCGAAGCGATGGTTCGAACCGTGGCGGCCCTGGCGTTGTTTCCGTTTGCGGCAGGCATGACCAAGTCACCGGAATGATAGGCGGCCTTGCGCCATGTAACAGACTGACGCGCGCAACACCGCACCACGATAGCGGATTCAGTTGTTTACGGACTGGACCGGATCGACAGGACACGCGCCCCGGTCCGAGTAACAATAAAGCGGAACACAAGGCGGCTTTGTCAAGCCGTCTTTACCCTGCCGGTCGTACTGAACAGGAAAAATGAACATCAATCATATTGTCATGCCGCCGTCATGGTATTGTCATCGGGCATGCTTATCATAAGACCCCCCACGGGACATGCCGTTAAAAAGTAACGTCGTTGTCATGGCCTTGTGTGCTGTTCGTAACAGAATCGTCAAACAACCTTTTTATAATGCTCGTGTTCATCATGTCGATCATTCCGGACTTTCGCATAAAACACGCCTGCAGCCGGGTGCATAAGCCGTAAACGGAGGGAGATGCTGCATGAGGAAGTTTGACCTGTTTTGCAACAACCGGATCTCGAAGATTGAGCCGGGCCGGATGTTCAGATCGATGCTCGTCGCGATGATCGCGGCCGCGGTTCTGGCGGGTACGGCCCCGGAGGCCGGCGCGCAGCAGGCGGCGGGACGCATATCGGGAACGGTCGTCGACGCGGAGACAGGCGATCCTCTCATCGGAGCCACGGTGATGGTGGTGGGACTCGAGCTTGGCGCGATGGCCGATCTCGAAGGCACCTACCTCATCCGTAACGTCCCCGCCGGCCGGCACACGGTCCTGGTATCCATGATCGGGTACGCGCAGAAGCGGATCACCGAGGTCCAGGTCGACCCCGGCCAGGTGAGCAGAATAGATATCACGGTCGAACGGGAACTTCTCGTGGCGGACGTGGTGGAAGTGACGGCCCGGGCCCTGGAAAACACGGAAGCGGCGCTGTTGAAGCGCCGCCAGAACGCGCTCTCCATCAGTGACGCCATCAGCGCCGAGGACATCTCCAGGGGCGGCCAGGGCGACGTGGCGTCCGCCATGACCCGGGTCACCGGCGCATCGGTGGTCGACGGCAAGTACGTCTACATCCGTGGATTGGGCGAACGGTACACCACCGCGCAGCTCAACGGCACCTCCCTGCCGAGCGCCGATCCCAACAGCAAGTCGGTCCAGATGGACATCTTCGCGACGAACCTCCTGGACAACATCACCACGGAAAAGACCTTCACGCCGGACAAGCCCGGCAACTTCACCGGCGGCAGCGTCAACGTGAAGACCAAGTCGCTTCCCGAATCCTTCACCATGTCCTTCTCCACGTCCACGAAATACAACTCCCGGTCTTCCTTCAAGGACATGCTGAGCTACGACGGCGGTGAATACGATTTCCTGGGCTTCGACGACGGCACCCGGGATATCCCTCTGCCCCTGCGGGATCCCGATGTGGAGATTCCGAGCATTACGAGCGCGCTCCGGGACCCGGAAGCCGCGCAGATGCTGGATCTGTACTCCAAGTCTTTTGCCGACAAGACGATGACGCCGACCACCATAGAAGGCGGATTCGGCCAGAGCTACTCCTTTTCGGCAGGCAACCAGACGACGATTCTGGACCGCCCGTTCGGGATGTTGGGCAGCGTGAGTTACAGCCGGAACATTTCGGCGTACGACAACGGCGCCTCCGGGATCTGGAAGCGCGTGTCCCGGGAATCCGAAGGGCTGAACAGGGAGCGATTCGCGACGGACTCGAGCGGGTCCGAAGAAGTGCTCTGGGGCAGCCTGGTGAATGCCACATACCAGCCAAGCATCACGCACGAAATCGGCGCCAACTTGCTCTACAACCGCAGTGGCGAGAAGGCGTCCAGGTTTCAGACGGGGGTCTGGCCCTCCTCCCTGCCCGGCGACAACGTGCGGTACGAGACCCGCGTGCTGTCCTTCATCGAGCGCGAGATGCGGTCCCTGCAGTTCCGCGGCAAACACGTCCTTCCGTCCGTATCCAACATGGAAATCGAATGGGCCGGCGCTTTCATCAGGTCCACGCAGGACGAGCCGGACCTTCGTTACTTCACCAACGAATACCAGATGGTCGACGCGGAAGGCCATGGCGCTCCTGAAATCGACAGTTATACGATCGCCCTGTCCAATTACGCGGCGCCCACCCGTTACTTCAGAAACCTGGAAGAATCCAACCGGGACTTCAAGCTGGATGTGACGTTGCCCTTTACGACCTGGTCCGGACTGGCGGCCAGCCTGAAATTCGGCGGCGCCTACCTGGACAAGGACCACACTTTCAGGGAGCGGCGTTTCTCCTTCCGGCAGGACAACCTGCAGTACCGGAACGACCCGGCGGTCTTCTTCTCGTCGGCACGCACCGGGATCCTGCCTGAGCAGTTCCAGGATACACCCGGGTTCACCCGGTTCGGGAATTTCGTATCGGAGGACTCGGATCTGAAGAACAACTACGACGGCGACCAGGAAATCCGGGCCGGTTACCTGATGGTGGATCTGCCGCTCTCCAGGCGGTTCAAAGTCACGGGCGGCGCCCGGTACGAGTCCACCCTGCTGGACGTGGCCAGTCACGACGCGTCACTGACGCCTGGAAAACTGGACGAAAAGGACTGGTTGCCCTCGATCAATACGGTGTACCAGGTCGTGGAAAACATGAATGTCCGCGGCGCGTACAGCCGGACCCTGGCGCGACCTTCCTTTCGTGAACTCGCGCCATTCGCCTCGTTTCTCTTCGTCGGCGACTACATTTTCGTCGGGAACAGCGAACTGAAACGCACGTTGATCGACAACTACGATTTCCGCTGGGAGTGGTTCAACCGTCCCGGCGAGATCTACGCGCTCAGTTGTTTTTATAAGAAATTCGAGAACCCCATAGAACGCGTAATCGTGACGACGAACGGCGAAATCCAGTTTCAGAACGTCGACAGGGCGTTCGTTACCGGATTGGAACTGGAGTATCGGAAAAGGCTGGACCAGGTCCATCCGGCCCTGAGCAACTTCCAGCTCGGCGGCAACCTGTCCCTGGTAAAGTCCCAGGTGGATATCGCGCCGTCGGAACTCGTCATCATCCGGGCGCTCGATCCCGATGCGGCGGATACCCGCAAATTGCAGGGCCAGTCTCCTTACGTAGTCAACATCGACGCCATGTACGACAACACGGATACCGGTACCCTGGTGAGCGTCCATTACAATGTCTTCGGCGAACGGCTCTCCGAAGTGAGTACGGGCGGCACGCCCAACGCCTTCGAGCAGCCCGCGGGCATGCTCGATATCACGGGATCGCAGCGTCTGTGGGATCGTGTAACGCTGAAATTCTCCGCCAAGAACCTCCTCGATCCGGACATCAAGAAGGTGCATCCGTTCAACAACGAGGAGTTCATCCGCAGTCTTTACAAGAGAGGGCGGACGTTCTCCATTGGTTTCTCGTACGGGATTTAACCACGGCCATCCGGTCGACCTGCGAGGACGCTTCATGCTTTCTTCATCACCATACGACCGCAAGCCCTGTAAGGAGGGGGTATGTTTCGGTGGGTACCCATCGCCCTGGTTTCCGTTCCATTCGTTTTTCCGGTCCTCGCTGAAGCACAACCGGCCTCCGATCGAGTAGTAACCATCACCGACGGGGATATCGTCGGTAACGTATCCTTCACCTCAGACAACACCTACCTGCTGTCCGGTCTGGTCTTCGTCGAAGACGGCGAGACGCTGACGATCGAAGCGGGTACCGTCATCAAGGCCCGTCCCACGACTGCCGAGGGCGAGGATGCGGCCCTGATCGTGGCCCGCGGCGGGAAGATCTTTGCCCAGGGCACGGCCAGGGATCCCATCATCTTCACGGCCGAGGCCGACGACGTGGGCGATCCCAACGATATCCTGCTGTCGTCTCCCACCGCTTCGCGCGGTCTCTGGGGCGGGGTGATCATCCTGGGCCGGGCATCCATCAACACGGCCACGGGCGAGAACAACATCGAGGGTATCGATGCCAGTACCGAGCCGCGGGGTACCTACGGCGGCGGCAGGAACCCGAACGACGACGACAACTCGGGCGTGTTCCGGTACGTATCGATTCGTCACGGCGGGGCCGATATCGGGGCCAACAACGAAATCAACGGACTGACCATGGGCGGCGTGGGCCGCGGCACGACCATCGAGCACGTGGAGGTGTTCTACAACCAGGACGACGGCTTCGAGTGGTTCGGCGGCACGGTCAATACGCGCTACCTGATCTCCGCTTTCGCGGGCGACGACAGCTTCGACTACGACGAGGGTTTCCGGGGCGAGCACCAGTTCTGGTTCTCGATCCAGGATCCGTCCCTGGGCGATCATGCCGGCGAGCACGACGGCGGCACGGACCCCGAGGATGGCAGACCGTACGCCAGCCCCACGATCATGAACGCCACCTACATAGGCCGCGGCGCGCAGTCTGCGGGCGACAAGGCGAACAACGGCATCATCTTCCGGGACAACGCCGGCGGGATGTATTTCAACAGCATCTTCACCGAGTTCCAGGGACACATGCTGTCCATCGAGGACCTGGACCCGACCCGAGGGGCGCAGGACAGCAAAGCGCGTCTGGACGCCGGCGACCTGGCATTCCGGTACAACATCCTGGGCGCCTTCGGCGCGGGCGGCACGGCCGATGACCTGGGTGGCGACGCCCACACGGCGATATTGCTTGCCGACGCGTCGAACATGATCCGGATCACGGACCCGATGCTGCAGGGCATCAGCTGGAACCGGAACCTGGGCCTCGATCCGCGTCCAGGCAACGAAAGTCCGGCCTGGGACGCGGGCAGGCTCATGGAAGAGCCCCGGAGCAGCGGCTTTTTTACGGACGTCGATTACGCGGGTGCTTTCGGTACGGAAAACTGGGCGGCGAACTGGTCGGCGCTCGCGGATCTGGGCTATTTCAGCAATGCGCCGCCACCCGTGCCGCCGGAGCCCGTGGAACCGGAAGAAAATCTGCCCGCCGCGTTCAGCCTGGCGCAGAACAGTCCGAATCCCTTCGGCATGACCACGAATATCAGGTACGCGGTATCGTCTACGAGCCACATACTGATCGAAGTGTACAATCTTCTGGGTCAGCGGGTGGCAACCCTCGTGAACGATATCAGGCTTCCGGGGCATTACACGGAGACCTGGGACGCGCAGGACCTTTCAAGCGGCGTATACTTCTACCGGTTCGAGGCCACGGCGGATGGACGGACCGCCCACGTCTTCAAAAGGAAGATGACGCTTCTGAAGTGATCCCAAGGCTCGCGCAGCAGCCCGCAGCCGGCATACGTCGCCAATGCGGACCGTTCAAAGAGACGACAAGGGCCTCTCAGATGTATTTCTGCGGGGCTCTGTGTTATGCATGGCCCTCCACCGGGGTTGACGCGGTACGGGCCTACCTCTATTTTCACACGTTACCCTTGCCAAATAAAACCCCGTCCAGGACGCCCGGATGACCGATCGCACCCGAGGACGCCGGATTGACCGGCGCCGTCTGCTGGACTTACTGGTTGGCCGGCTCGCCGCCCTTGGCGGGATGGTGTTGATCCTGACCATCCTGTCGGTCTTCGCCGTGATACTGTGGGTGATTTACCCCTTGTTCTCGTCACCCGGGGAATTCCGCTGGGGGATCTCCGGCCCCGATGAAATCGAACCAGGATACGGCATCCTGCCGCTGATCTTCGGGACCTTGAAAGGCGCTGTGTACACTCTGCTTTTCGCGGTGCCCGTTTCGGTGCTCGCCGCGCTCTATGCGTCGCAGTTCCTGCCGCGGGCGCTGAAGGAAAGACTGAAACCTCTGGTGGAAATCATGGCCGCCGTACCGAGTGTCGTGCTCGGATTTATCGGCGGCGTCTGGCTCGCGCCGTTCCTGGCGTCCCACGTCTTCGCCCTGTTCCTGGCGCCGGTATTCGTTTCAGGCGCCGTGGTGGCCGCTTTTCTGCTCAGGTACCATGCGCCGGTCCGGTTCAGGGCGTTTAGTCATCCGGGCCGGGAGATCTGGCTGCTTCTGGTTGCCGTACTGGCCGGGGGATGGCTGGCCCTGGAATGCGGGGCGTTGCTGGAGGCCGCCTATCTAAAGGCCGGCTACGAAACCTGGTTCGAAGAAACCCTGGGACTGACCTACGCGCAGCGGAATGCGATCGTCGTAGGCATGGTCATGGGCCTGGCCGTGACCCCGATCATTTTCACCCTGTCCGAGGAAGCGCTTTCCGCCGTGCCCCGTGCATATCTGGAAGGATCCATGGCACTGGGGGGCACGCGCTGGCAGACCGCCGTACGCATCGTCCTCCCCGCCGCCGGAGCGGGCATTCTGGCTGCCGTCCTGCTGGGATTCAGCAGGGCGATCGGGGAGACCCTGATTGTGCTGTTTGTTTCCGGCAATGTCCCGGTGATGGACTGGTCCGCCTTCTCCGGATTCAGGGCCCTGTCCGCCAGCGTGGCCCTCGACCTGCCGGACGCCGCGCGGGACGGCAGTCTCTACCGGGTCCTGTTTTTCGCCGCCTTTCTCCTCCTCGTTTCGACTTTTGCGATAAACACCGTGGCGGAGTTGGTTCGACGAAGGTTGAGACGGCGGTATGCCTGAGTGCCGGATGTTCCGTCCGCACGCAAGGAGATTCGATGGGTTCGAAGTGGTCAAAGGATGACGCCCTGACCTGGTTGTCCGGCGGGGCCCTGGTCCTCGGCTTCCTGATGGTGGCGGGACTGATCCTGGTGATCGTCGTGCATGGGCTGGGCCTGTTCTGGCCCCAGGAACTGACGCGGTATGTTCTGCGCGACGGCAGGGCTGTCCTGGGCCATGAGACGTCTCGTGCAAGCGTCCGCACCGCCGACTCCGCGGGTGAGCGTTCCGTGGCGTATCGACTGCGGGTGCGAACCGGGGACCGGGAACGTTATCCTGACGGATACGTCTGGCTGGAGGAAGACCGGGTCGCAGGGCGGGATGCCCCTCGCGAAGCCGTAGTGGTGGAGCAGGTTCGGGGAGGGGACCTGTTCGGTTTCCTGGATTCCTTCGTGGACGATGGCACGGTTGTCGCAGAGGGATACGAGGCTGTTTGGGCGCACTACCAGGAGCGGTATCCGGAACTGGAACGGCTGCGTCGTCAGAGGGCGCTGTCCATCGTGCTGTCTTCGGCGGATGGCCGGCAGCACGCCATTTCCCTGGCAAACGTCCAGCGTATCTACACGCCCAATACGATGACCGCGTGGACCAGGATCCGCCACTATATGGCCGGCGCCTGGTCCTACCTGTGGACGCCTCCGAGGGACGAAAACCGGCTTGGCGGGGTCTACCCGGCGATGTTCGGCACGGCGGCGATGGTCATCCTCATGTCGATCGTCGTCATGCCCTTCGGCGTGCTTGCGGCCTTCTACCTGAGAGAGTACGGGAGGCCGGGACCGTTCCTGAACGTGGTGCGTATCGCCGTTAACAGCCTGGCCGGGGTTCCCTCCATCGTATTCGGGGTTTTCGGACTCGGTTTCTTCGTGTATTTTCTGGGAGGGACCCTGGACCGTCTGTTCTTCCCGGGGGATCTCCCGGAACCGACTTTCGGCCGGGGCGGCATCCTCTGGTGCTCGCTGACCCTGGCCCTGCTCACCCTGCCCGTGGTTATCGTGGCTGTGGAGGAAGGCCTGGCCGGCGTGCCCCAGGAGCTCCGTGAAGCGTCTCACGCCCTGGGTGCGACGCGGTTCGAGACACTCTGGCGTGTCGTCGTGCCCGTGGTGCTGCCGTCCATTCTAACGGGCCTGATCCTGTCCGTGGCGCGGGCGGCCGGTACCGTGGCGCCGTTGATGATCACCGGGGTCGTCGCCTTTTCCGCCGAGTTGCCCGTGGACGGCGCCTGGCCTTTCGTGCACCTGGAACGCGAGTTCATGCACCTGGGTTTTCATATCTTCGACACGGGTTTCAGGCCGGACGGAGGAGAAGCGTCTCTACCCATGGCGTACACTTCCACCCTGTTGCTGCTGGCCATCGTGGTCGCGCTGAACGCGGCGGCAATAGGGCTCAGAAGCCGCCTGAGGAGACGCTATTCGCTGACCGCGGCATAGGCATTCCCGGTCCTGCGTACAAGAGGTTTGGCAAATGACGACGGAAAACGCGCCCATCACGCCGAAGATCCTGCGTGAAGAAACGATCATCGATGTCGAAAACGTTTCCTTCTGGTACGGGGACCGGGCTGCGCTGAAGGACGTGACCATGGCGATCGACCGTCACGTCATCACGGCCTTTATCGGGCCTTCAGGCTGCGGCAAGACGACCTTGCTCAGGCTGATCAACCGCATGAACGACCTCGTTCCCCAGACCCGCATGACGGGTACGATTCGGATCAACGGGGCGGACATCTACGACCCGGGCACCGACGTCACGCGGCTGCGCCGGCGCGTGGGCATGGTCTTCCAGCAGCCGAATTCCTTCCCCAAGTCGATCTACGAGAACGTGGCCTACGGTCCCCGGCTCCATGGCGTGAAGTCCGGAGGTTTTCTCGACGAGATCGTGGAACGGTGTCTTCGCAGGGCCTTTCTGTGGGAAGAGGTCCAGGAACAGCTCGAGGAGAGCGCCCTCGGGCTTTCACTCGGACAGCAGCAGCGGCTGTGTATTGCGCGGGCGATCGCGGTCGAACCGGAAGTCCTGCTCATGGACGAGCCGTGCTCGTCGCTGGACCCCGTCGCCACGTCCAGGATCGAGGAATTAATGCTTGATCTGAAGAACGATTATACCATTGTTATCGTGACGCATAACATGCAGCAGGCCGCCCGGGTGTCGGACCGCACCGGATTCCTGCTCATGGGCGAACTGGTGGAGGCGGGCGTGACCGACGTGCTGTTCACCACGGCCCGGGACCGGCGCACGGAGGACTACATCACGGGCCGGGCCGGATAACGCCGCGGGATGGCCCGGATAACGCCTCAGACCGTGCCGGAATAGCGATGTGGACCGTGCGGATAGCGTTGTGGCCCGGGCCGGATAGTGTCGCGGCCCGACTTACCGTGAAAGCGATCATGGAAACCCACCTACAACAGCAGCTGGAAAGTCTGAAATCCGCCCTGCTGAGCATGGCCGCGCTCGTGGAGGAACAGATCGCCCGGGCGATCACGGCGCACGTGGAGCGCGACATCGAGCTGTGCGAGTTGGTCATCGGCGGAGATCAGCCCATAGACGCCATGGAACTGGAAATCGACGACCAGTGTATCCGTCTGCTGGCCCTTCAGCACCCTATTGCGCGGGACCTTCGCTTCGTTGCATCCAGCATGAAGATCACCATCGACCTGGAGCGAATGGGCGACATCGCGGTCAACATCGCCAAGAAGACGAAACAGCTCGCCGGCATGCCGCATCTGAAACCGCTCATCGACCTGCCCCGCATGGCCGATCTGTCCCAGTCCATGGTCAAGGACAGCCTCAATGCCTTCGTTCGCGGAGACGAACAGCTGGCCATGGAAGTCTGTGCCAGGGACGAAGAGGTCAACCAACTGCAGGACCAGATCTACCGCGAACTGCTGACCTGCATGATGGAAGATTCCGGGTCGGTGCCCCAGGCGATGCAGTTGATCTTCATATCCCGCCACATCGAAAGGCTCGCCGATCACGCCACGAACATCGCCGAAGGCGTGGTGTATTTCTCAGAAGGCCGCGTGATCAAGCATCATGCGGCCGACGATCCGAATCAGCCACCCACTCGTCCAGAATCCGGTGGGCCTGTGTGACGGTGTCCACCTGCACGAGGCTGGTTCTCAGGTGGGATGCGTTGGGGAAGCCCTTGAAGTAGGCGGCGAAGAACTTGCGCATTTCCATCACGCCGATTTTCTCCCCCTTGTACTCCACCATCATGCCCAGGTGGT
This window encodes:
- a CDS encoding TonB-dependent receptor codes for the protein MRKFDLFCNNRISKIEPGRMFRSMLVAMIAAAVLAGTAPEAGAQQAAGRISGTVVDAETGDPLIGATVMVVGLELGAMADLEGTYLIRNVPAGRHTVLVSMIGYAQKRITEVQVDPGQVSRIDITVERELLVADVVEVTARALENTEAALLKRRQNALSISDAISAEDISRGGQGDVASAMTRVTGASVVDGKYVYIRGLGERYTTAQLNGTSLPSADPNSKSVQMDIFATNLLDNITTEKTFTPDKPGNFTGGSVNVKTKSLPESFTMSFSTSTKYNSRSSFKDMLSYDGGEYDFLGFDDGTRDIPLPLRDPDVEIPSITSALRDPEAAQMLDLYSKSFADKTMTPTTIEGGFGQSYSFSAGNQTTILDRPFGMLGSVSYSRNISAYDNGASGIWKRVSRESEGLNRERFATDSSGSEEVLWGSLVNATYQPSITHEIGANLLYNRSGEKASRFQTGVWPSSLPGDNVRYETRVLSFIEREMRSLQFRGKHVLPSVSNMEIEWAGAFIRSTQDEPDLRYFTNEYQMVDAEGHGAPEIDSYTIALSNYAAPTRYFRNLEESNRDFKLDVTLPFTTWSGLAASLKFGGAYLDKDHTFRERRFSFRQDNLQYRNDPAVFFSSARTGILPEQFQDTPGFTRFGNFVSEDSDLKNNYDGDQEIRAGYLMVDLPLSRRFKVTGGARYESTLLDVASHDASLTPGKLDEKDWLPSINTVYQVVENMNVRGAYSRTLARPSFRELAPFASFLFVGDYIFVGNSELKRTLIDNYDFRWEWFNRPGEIYALSCFYKKFENPIERVIVTTNGEIQFQNVDRAFVTGLELEYRKRLDQVHPALSNFQLGGNLSLVKSQVDIAPSELVIIRALDPDAADTRKLQGQSPYVVNIDAMYDNTDTGTLVSVHYNVFGERLSEVSTGGTPNAFEQPAGMLDITGSQRLWDRVTLKFSAKNLLDPDIKKVHPFNNEEFIRSLYKRGRTFSIGFSYGI
- a CDS encoding T9SS type A sorting domain-containing protein, giving the protein MFRWVPIALVSVPFVFPVLAEAQPASDRVVTITDGDIVGNVSFTSDNTYLLSGLVFVEDGETLTIEAGTVIKARPTTAEGEDAALIVARGGKIFAQGTARDPIIFTAEADDVGDPNDILLSSPTASRGLWGGVIILGRASINTATGENNIEGIDASTEPRGTYGGGRNPNDDDNSGVFRYVSIRHGGADIGANNEINGLTMGGVGRGTTIEHVEVFYNQDDGFEWFGGTVNTRYLISAFAGDDSFDYDEGFRGEHQFWFSIQDPSLGDHAGEHDGGTDPEDGRPYASPTIMNATYIGRGAQSAGDKANNGIIFRDNAGGMYFNSIFTEFQGHMLSIEDLDPTRGAQDSKARLDAGDLAFRYNILGAFGAGGTADDLGGDAHTAILLADASNMIRITDPMLQGISWNRNLGLDPRPGNESPAWDAGRLMEEPRSSGFFTDVDYAGAFGTENWAANWSALADLGYFSNAPPPVPPEPVEPEENLPAAFSLAQNSPNPFGMTTNIRYAVSSTSHILIEVYNLLGQRVATLVNDIRLPGHYTETWDAQDLSSGVYFYRFEATADGRTAHVFKRKMTLLK
- a CDS encoding ABC transporter permease subunit, translated to MTDRTRGRRIDRRRLLDLLVGRLAALGGMVLILTILSVFAVILWVIYPLFSSPGEFRWGISGPDEIEPGYGILPLIFGTLKGAVYTLLFAVPVSVLAALYASQFLPRALKERLKPLVEIMAAVPSVVLGFIGGVWLAPFLASHVFALFLAPVFVSGAVVAAFLLRYHAPVRFRAFSHPGREIWLLLVAVLAGGWLALECGALLEAAYLKAGYETWFEETLGLTYAQRNAIVVGMVMGLAVTPIIFTLSEEALSAVPRAYLEGSMALGGTRWQTAVRIVLPAAGAGILAAVLLGFSRAIGETLIVLFVSGNVPVMDWSAFSGFRALSASVALDLPDAARDGSLYRVLFFAAFLLLVSTFAINTVAELVRRRLRRRYA
- the pstA gene encoding phosphate ABC transporter permease PstA; the protein is MGSKWSKDDALTWLSGGALVLGFLMVAGLILVIVVHGLGLFWPQELTRYVLRDGRAVLGHETSRASVRTADSAGERSVAYRLRVRTGDRERYPDGYVWLEEDRVAGRDAPREAVVVEQVRGGDLFGFLDSFVDDGTVVAEGYEAVWAHYQERYPELERLRRQRALSIVLSSADGRQHAISLANVQRIYTPNTMTAWTRIRHYMAGAWSYLWTPPRDENRLGGVYPAMFGTAAMVILMSIVVMPFGVLAAFYLREYGRPGPFLNVVRIAVNSLAGVPSIVFGVFGLGFFVYFLGGTLDRLFFPGDLPEPTFGRGGILWCSLTLALLTLPVVIVAVEEGLAGVPQELREASHALGATRFETLWRVVVPVVLPSILTGLILSVARAAGTVAPLMITGVVAFSAELPVDGAWPFVHLEREFMHLGFHIFDTGFRPDGGEASLPMAYTSTLLLLAIVVALNAAAIGLRSRLRRRYSLTAA
- the pstB gene encoding phosphate ABC transporter ATP-binding protein PstB, which encodes MTTENAPITPKILREETIIDVENVSFWYGDRAALKDVTMAIDRHVITAFIGPSGCGKTTLLRLINRMNDLVPQTRMTGTIRINGADIYDPGTDVTRLRRRVGMVFQQPNSFPKSIYENVAYGPRLHGVKSGGFLDEIVERCLRRAFLWEEVQEQLEESALGLSLGQQQRLCIARAIAVEPEVLLMDEPCSSLDPVATSRIEELMLDLKNDYTIVIVTHNMQQAARVSDRTGFLLMGELVEAGVTDVLFTTARDRRTEDYITGRAG
- the phoU gene encoding phosphate signaling complex protein PhoU encodes the protein METHLQQQLESLKSALLSMAALVEEQIARAITAHVERDIELCELVIGGDQPIDAMELEIDDQCIRLLALQHPIARDLRFVASSMKITIDLERMGDIAVNIAKKTKQLAGMPHLKPLIDLPRMADLSQSMVKDSLNAFVRGDEQLAMEVCARDEEVNQLQDQIYRELLTCMMEDSGSVPQAMQLIFISRHIERLADHATNIAEGVVYFSEGRVIKHHAADDPNQPPTRPESGGPV